The Megalops cyprinoides isolate fMegCyp1 chromosome 12, fMegCyp1.pri, whole genome shotgun sequence genome contains a region encoding:
- the znf106a gene encoding zinc finger protein 106 encodes MGKERKCILCDIIYNSKQEMDEHMRSMLHHRELENLKGRDCDHECRVCRVSVVGLTAYASHISSSTHKQRVEAQERECAGGGPEENYFDKELVQLIKKRKEMIRKEEEAAKKAQEEEQRKQQQLNEERQWLHQQGAPWGWGYPNFPLSPKGRGMPSWRGAGGGWSPARAQQGGPWHPNEGLQNWPHGQQGQSATWHAEGPPNFQKWHPAGGSLGGGGVWGSKKKGCQGFLPQQKGKSSQSSSSNSSLYGGNRFYWEQEGEALLEGVGPDTAMDFTNDHLPLSGALHFNRGHEGNQGDYQGGGWQGGQQSRKGDQSRDRSKGNGIKAGSNTPKDKAYRWTPYPPAKLSDTLPQKEAIKDPVMEYETVPPVQMNDLQLNFDFVLGATRSQMPTSKQQRQKQQAFQSKEAERRKLRWRDSPKSNSLSKDIQTSSEQKQATPFEQTAERASSTSSPGPCSQVSRWDCKYFSSQLPGPASPQKLGLNPEQDQMKETTRKTKESLQDRRGSADTWTAGHSVLRMEEGQEVESTECKAGSQREEEPGKMRGRQPLHSDPDGGRRRSCSEEGCKKSSTSQSASTLSLQSVQVSTSTCETPGDATSSPRVEDREGENERDPAEQAMQAMQAVDEGLGSDSDVPRGGQAPAVPDLSKLGLPASLKRDLTRHMSSKGKAGAHEPNLNIARRIRNVSGTRKGEADKDSGLRPTLRQLISATGSRRNVNWDQVYQEVSRKKQEQGKGQPRFGIEMVTPVPYDLEGLSLEEEDTVLAEGYHWDSICEPFPSLPGTATPRKRSLSESSVVTDRTASALSLFTAAAPGADKPRDRPDVPPRLSSEPQGGATQIPRAGPVITKEEREPGEGTPAGQGPESVEGDSSCTSEAEQNDTQGLGKKRRAAGDIPSPEIPSLERKNKRMKIKPKKEAERCQVDQLLAVSLREEELSSSLQAVDNSLIQARANLQAAYIEVQRLLVVKQQVTMEMSTLRTKRIEILQGMQEGYDGVALPGEKSSAEASAAAATAAALLSPFSPLSDIPSFSPSHPTPATLPAAPHRATPPSSLSSALPASASTLSLHIKQEPGTTTAENPVRGLHGAAVEPCLNTSLAEPVLPKPSMCPPSLGGLRQASLDSQESVSVSSEHSQDQLRESCIPMVQAQLQERGVLVTRAGCFSGLEKPGASPHQAPLSARRRDSQTGATDHTELLTETSTSRVSVTIATDPLLPPPASSSQPDPKSGKRVRKLKKKKVLKKALGQEQPDNSDTEQDGDTSCRPIRRVKTKKKAKGARVSTSTPAPLGQQQDGVCEAREGQASPPHKSKQEGAESDSSSSLEMVELPQAAPLEVVSIDTSDPEDEPSPRASPKSPSPPSAPPPTDPVKSEPSNLACDEVSSTSELDTIRRTRAHSSKSSPPPSTEKISKNNSGAELSSEPGDDEEPTEGLFEGHQAAVNAMQIHNGQLYTCSGDRTVRAFSLVSRKCVAVFEGHSTKVNCLLVSCGPGLQQRLYTGSSDQTIRCYSLKTRECVEQMSLSDRVLCFHSRWKILYAGLANGSVVSFSLKTNRQLDVFECHGPRAVSCLASAQEGARHILLVGSYDCTISVRDAKSGLLLRTLEGHTKTVLCMKVVNDLVFSGSSDQSVHAHNIHTGELVRIYKGHSHAVTVVAILGKVMVTACLDKLVRVYELQSHDRLQVYGGHKDMVMCMAIHKSMIYTGCYDGSVQAVRLNLMQNYRCWWHGCSLIFGVMEHLRQHLLTDHTSPNFQTLKCRWKNCDAFFTVRNNSKQEAPLHMQKHAEEDSKLES; translated from the exons caaagaggaggaggcggcgAAGAAAGcgcaggaggaggagcaaaggaagcagcagcagctgaatgaGGAGAGGCAGTGGcttcaccagcagggggcgccatgGGGCTGGGGGTACCCCAACTTCCCCCTGTCGCCGAAGGGCCGCGGCATGCCCAGTTGGCGGGGCGCCGGGGGTGGGTGGAGCCCTGCTAGAGCGCAGCAGGGTGGGCCGTGGCACCCCAACGAAGGGCTGCAAAACTGGCCCCACGGCCAACAGGGGCAGAGCGCCACCTGGCACGCAGAGGGCCCCCCGAATTTCCAGAAGTGGcacccagcagggggcagcctGGGGGGCGGTGGCGTTTGGGGAAGCAAGAAAAAGGGTTGCCAGGGATTCCTTCCCCAGCAGAAAGGCAAGTCTTCTCAGTcgagcagcagcaacagcagcttgTACGGTGGGAACAGGTTCTACTgggagcaagagggagaggccctcctggagggggtggggccagaCACCGCTATGGACTTCACCAACGATCATCTCCCGCTGTCAGGCGCCCTCCATTTTAACAGGGGGCACGAGGGCAACCAGGGTGACTATCAGGGAGGCGGCTGGCAGGGGGGACAGCAGAGCCGCAAGGGGGATCAGAGTAGGGACCGCAGCAAGGGTAACGGCATCAAGGCTGGCAGCAACACTCCCAAAGACAAGGCGTACCGCTGGACCCCCTATCCACCAGCCAAACTCAGTGACACACTGCCACAAAAAGAAGCCATCAAGGACCCTGTGATGGAGTATGAAACAGTACCGCCTGTACAGATGAATGACCTGCAGCTGAACTTTGACTTCGTGCTGGGGGCCACTCGCTCACAGATGCCAACCAGtaagcagcagagacagaagcaACAAGCCTTCCAGAGTAAAGAGGCTGAGCGGAGAAAGCTTCGGTGGAGGGATTCCCCCAAAAGTAACAGCCTTAGCAAAGACATCCAGACATCGAGTGAACAGAAACAAGCCACACCCTTTGAGCAGACAGCCGAGAGAGCATCATCCACCTCCAGCCCTGGACCCTGTAGCCAAGTCTCCAGGTGGGACTGCAAGTACTTCAGCTCCCAGCTCCCCGGACCAGCATCTCCACAGAAGCTCGGCCTCAACCCAGAGCAGGACCAGATGAAAGAGACGACGCGGAAGACCAAAGAGTCCCTGCAGGACAGGAGGGGATCTGCAGACACGTGGACGGCAGGCCACAGCGTGCTGCGTAtggaggaggggcaggaggtGGAGAGCACCGAGTGCAAGGCtgggagccagagagaggaggagccaGGGAAGATGCGGGGACGCCAGCCGCTGCACAGCGACCCCGACGGCGGCAGACGCCGCTCCTGCTCGGAGGAAGGGTGCAAAAAGTCCAGCACGTCCCAGTCCGCCAGCACCTTGTCCCTGCAGTCCGTACAGGTGAGCACGTCCACCTGTGAGACGCCAGGAGATGCCACCTCCTCACCCCGCGTcgaggacagggagggagagaacgagagagaccCGGCGGAGCAGGCGATGCAGGCGATGCAGGCGGTGGACGAGGGGCTGGGCTCGGACAGCGACGTGCCCAGGGGCGGCCAGGCGCCCGCCGTGCCCGACCTGAGCAAGCTGGGTCTCCCCGCCTCCCTGAAGCGGGACCTGACCCGCCACATGAGCTCCAAGGGCAAGGCCGGGGCCCACGAGCCCAACCTGAACATCGCCCGGCGCATCCGCAACGTCAGCGGCACGCGGAAGGGCGAGGCCGACAAGGACTCGGGGCTCAGGCCCACCCTGCGGCAGCTCATCAGCGCCACGGGGTCCCGCCGAAACGTCAACTGGGACCAGGTGTACCAGGAGGTCAGCAGGAAGAAGCAGGAACAGGGGAAGGGCCAGCCGAG GTTTGGGATTGAGATGGTGACCCCGGTGCCCTATGACCTGGAGGGACtcagcctggaggaggaggacactGTTTTGGCAGAGGGCTACCACTGGGACTCCATCTGCGAgcctttcccctccctccctggcaCCGCCACCCCTCGCAAGCGCAGCCTGTCAGAGAGCAGCGTGGTAACGGACCGCACGGCCTCCGCCCTCTCCCTGTTCACAGCAGCCGCGCCCGGGGCCGACAAACCCAGAGATCGGCCCGACGTCCCGCCCCGGCTGAGCTCCGAGCCGCAGGGCGGTGCGACCCAGATCCCCAGAGCCGGCCCTGTGATCAccaaggaggagagggagccgGGGGAGGGCACGCCAGCGGGCCAGGGCCCCGAGTCTGTGGAGGGGGACAGCAGCTGCACCTCGGAGGCAGAGCAGAACGACACACAGGGGCTGGGGAAGAAGCGCCGAGCTGCGGGG GACATTCCATCCCCAGAAATTCCCAGTTTAGAGCGgaagaataaaagaatgaaaatcaaaccaaaaaaag aggCAGAGCGCTGCCAGGTGGAccagctgctggctgtgtctctgcgggaggaggagctgagcagCTCCCTCCAGGCGGTGGACAACAGCCTGATCCAGGCTCGTGCCAATCTGCAGGCCGCGTACATAGAGGTGCAGAGGCTCCTCGTGGTAAAGCAGCAG GTTACTATGGAGATGAGTACACTGAGAACCAAGCGCATTGAGATCCTACAGGGAATGCAAG AGGGTTACGATGGAGTTGCTCTGCCAGGAGAGAAGAGCAGCGCAGAGGcgtctgctgcagctgccacaGCGGCAGCTCTGCTgtcccccttttcccccctctcagACATCCCCTCCTTCTCACCcagccaccccaccccagccacACTGCCAGCCGCCCCCCACCGggccacccctccctcctccctgtcttcTGCCCTCCCCGCCTCTGCCAGCACGCTCTCCCTGCACATCAAGCAGGAGCCCGGTACCACCACTGCAGAGAACCCCGTCAGAGGCCTGCACGGGGCAGCGGTTGAGCCTTGCCTCAACACCTCACTCGCAG AGCCTGTCCTGCCTAAGCCCTCCATGTGCCCTCCATCACTAGGTGGTCTCCGCCAGGCCAGCTTAGACTCGCaagagagtgtgagtgtatcCTCAGAACACAGCCAGGACCAACTGAGGGAGAGCTGCATCCCCATGGTCCAGGCTcagctgcaggagaggggggtgCTGGTCACAAGAGCTGGCTGTTTCAGTGGCCTGGAGAAGCCAGGCGCCTCGCCCCACCAGGCCCCCTTGTCGGCCCGCCGCAGAGACTCCCAGACCGGGGCCACGGATCACACCGAGCTGCTGACGGAGACCTCCACCAGCAGGGTGTCCGTAACCATCGCCACTGATCCCCTGCTCCCGCCACCAGCCTCCTCATCGCAGCCAGACCCCAAGAGCGGGAAGCGGGTGAGgaagctgaagaagaagaaggtgcTGAAGAAGGCCCTGGGGCAGGAGCAGCCCGACAACAGCGACACGGAGCAGGACGGCGACACCAGCTGCCGCCCCATCCGCAGGGTCAAAACCAAGAAGAAGGCCAAAGGAGCGCGAGTCAGCACCTCCACCCCGGCCCCCCTGGGACAGCAGCAGGATGGGGTCTGTGAGGCGAGGGAGGGGCAAGCATCCCCGCCCCATAAGTCCAAGCAGGAAGGGGCTGAGAgtgactcctcctcctccctggagATGGTGGAGCTCCCTCAGGCCGCACCCCTTGAGGTGGTGTCCATCGACACATCCGACCCAGAAGACGAGCCAAGCCCTCGCGCTTCACCCAAGTCCCCCTCGCCCCCCAGCGCCCCTCCGCCGACTGACCCAGTGAAGTCAGAGCCCAGTAACCTGGCTTGTGATGAGGTCAGCTCCACCAGTGAGCTGGATACTATTCGAAGGACCAGGGCCCACTCCAG TAAATCCTCACCACCTCCATCCACTGAGAAAATATCCAAGAACAACTCAG GTGCAGAGCTGTCCTCGGAGCCAGGCGACGATGAGGAGCCCACCGAGGGATTGTTTGAGGGGCACCAGGCCGCAGTCAACGCCATGCAGATCCACAACGGTCAGCTGTACACCTGTTCTGGGGACCGCACGGTGCGAGCCTTCAGCCTAGTG AGCCGGAAGTGCGTAGCCGTCTTTGAGGGCCACAGCACCAAGGTGAACTGTCTGCTGGTGTCCTGTGGGCCAGGCCTGCAACAGCGCCTTTACACAGGCTCCAGTGACCAGACCATCCGCTGCTACAGCCTCAAG ACCCGGGAGTGTGTAGAGCAGATGTCTCTGTCGGACCGGGTCCTGTGCTTCCACAGTCGGTGGAAGATTCTGTACGCTGGCCTTGCCAATGGATCTGTGGTCAGCTTCAGCCTAAAG ACGAACCGGCAGCTGGACGTGTTCGAGTGCCACGGGCCGAGGGCGGTGAGCTGCCTGGCGTCGGCACAGGAGGGGGCGCGCCACATCCTGCTGGTGGGGTCCTACGACTGCACCATCAGCGTGCGGGACGCCAAGAGCGGCCTGCTGCTGCGCACCCTGGAGGGGCACACCAAAACCGTGCTCTGCATGAAG GTGGTGAACGACCTGGTCTTCAGCGGCTCCAGCGACCAGTCGGTCCATGCGCACAACATCCAC ACGGGGGAACTGGTGCGGATCTATAAGGGTCACAGCCATGCCGTCACTGTCGTGGCCATCCTGGGGAAGGTGATGGTGACAGCTTGTCTAGACAAGCTGGTCCGTGTCTACGAACTTCAG TCCCACGACCGGCTGCAGGTTTACGGCGGACACAAGGACATGGTGATGTGCATGGCCATACACAAAAGCATG ATCTACACCGGCTGCTATGACGGGAGTGTCCAGGCAGTCAGACTGAACCTGATGCAGAACTACCGCTGCTGG TGGCACGGCTGCTCGCTGATCTTCGGAGTGATGGAGCACCTGCGGCAGCACCTGCTCACTGACCACACCAGCCCCAACTTCCAGACGCTCAAGTGCCGCTGGAAGAACTGTGATGCCTTCTTCACTGTGCGCAACAACTCCAAACAG GAAGCCCCCCTGCACATGCAGAAACATGCTGAGGAGGACAGCAAGCTGGAGTCCTGA